The nucleotide window GGCGAAGTTCTGCGGCTGTAGCGGCAGGCTCATGAAGCGCCCTTTGAACCAGGCATCCAGCCCGTCGCTGTAGTGCGCGCTGGCAGGGTTGCCGGACTGGCCGCTGCTGGTCAGCACCTGCAAAGGTTCGGCCTGGCCGAAGTCGACGATCATCCGCGCCGAGGCGGGCAGACGGGTGTCGAAGTCGCTGCCCCAGGCGTACGGCGTGAGGGCCAGGGTCGTGAAATCGCCGCCAGCGGCCAGCGGCGAACGGCTGGTGGCATCGCCCAGGCCATGGTAGGCCGGTGCCGGCCAGCGGTACTGGTGCAGCTTGCCCCACTGCCAGGCGCGGCGGTCGGCACCCAGTTGTGCGTTGCCGGCATCCACCGCGCCAGCCAGGCTGCGGGCGAGGATGGTGGGTTTGTCTTCTTTCTGCGGGGTGCTGCGGTCATCCCAGAACGGGCTGTCGTCGCGCCCCAGCAGGTGATCGGCCTGCGCCGAGAACGACAACCGGGCATTGCTGACGAACGCCTGCCACGCCGGGCCGGACTCCGGGCCGAGGTCGTCGAGGAACGTTTGCCGTGCAACTTCCTGGAGAAACAGCTCGTACAGCGCTGCGTCAGCCGACACCGGGCTCAGACGGCCGTCGAAAGCTTTCAGCCGGGCCAGCGCGTCTTTGGCCTTGTCGCGCTGTGCGGCGGGCAGGGTATCGATCGCCTGTTTCAGTGGCTGGGCCATGCCAGGGGCATCGAACATCTGCTTGAGCTTGGCGGCCAGCAGGGTCACCTGGTCGTTCTGCAGGGCCATCAGGCTGCGGCTGTCGTGGCGGCCATTGCCGGCCAGCTGGGCCAGGCGTTCAGCGCGTTCCGGGTAGTACCAGGTGCTGGACAACTGCATCCCATAACCACGTGGCAGGCTGCGCTGGTTGGCGTGGCCGATCCAGCCGGCGGGTGGGTCCTGGTCGTAGGGGTGCAGCATTGGGTCGGCATAGCCGTCCCAGTCATAGCGCCCGTCCCAGCCCGGCGAGGGCAGCAGGCCCTGGCCTTCGCGGCGGTTGGGGTAACGGCCGCTGACCTGCCAGCCGATATGGTCGGGCTCGGCGAAGACGAAGTTGAGGGCGGCGGCGGTCACTTCACGGGTGCTGTCGAAGGCGCGCTCGACGTTCTTGGCACGGGTCAGGTCAAACAGTGCATCCAGGCTGCGGTCGCCCTTGAACTGTGGCAGGTTCAGCGCCAGGCCCAGGCTGGCGTTATCAGGTTGGGCCAGCAGGGTCCCGTGGCGGGTGTCGTACATCACCTCGCGCAGCGGGCGCTGGCCGCGGACGAAGAAGGTTTCGCTACGGGCGCGGGCCGGCAGCCATTTGCCATCGGCGAGGTAGGTCAGCTGGCTGCCCTGCCGACGCAGTTGCTCCAGGTACAGGTCCTGGTTGTCGGCCATCACGGCGCTGCTGCTCCAGGCCAGCTTGCCGTTGTAGCCAGCCAGCACGATCGGCAGGCCGGGCAACGACAGGCCGGCAACCTGGTACTTGCCCGTGTGGATTTGCACCGGGCTCAGGGCCCAGGCGGCGCGGCTGTCGCTGGCCAGCAGGCTCTTGCCACTGCGGCTGCGCTGCGGGCCCAGCGCCAGGTTGGCAGAGCCCGGGCTGCCGAGCAGGTCAAGGTCGGCCAGTTTCTGGCTGGCGGCCGCCAGCGCTGGCAGGCCCGGCAACTGGCTGGCCAGGTTCAGGCCCTTGAGTTTGTCCACTTCCGTTTCGGCCAACGGCTCATCCGGTGCTCCGGGCAGCAACCAGGCCAGCTTGTCGCTGCCGGCTTTCTGCGCCAGGGTCAGGGCGCTCAGTTCTTCCTGCAGGTTCACCGACTGGCTGAACGCGTACAGGCAGAAGATCAGCGCCGAGTCTTCGGGCTTCCAGTACTCGGGGCGATAGCCGCTGTTGGCAAGGTCGGCCGGCAGCTTGTCGCGGTAGCGGAACAGGTAGGCGTTGACCCCGCGCGCATATACTTCGAAGAAGCGCTTGAGCCGTGGCGATGCGTCGGCGTATTGCTGGGCGGCGCTCTGCTTGAGGTTGGCAGCGCGCATCAGGCGGTCGATGTCCAGCGCGTCGCTGCCGGCCAGTTCGGCCAGGCGGCCTTGGGCGAGCAGGCGCATGGCGACCATCTGTTCGATACGGTCGCCCGCGTGCACGTAGCCCAGGCTGAACAGCGCATCATGGAAGCTGCTGCTTTCGATCAATGGCGCGCCCATGGCGTTGCGGCGGATCGAGACGTTCTGCGCCAGGCCTTTGAGCGGCTGCACGCCGCTGGTCGGTGGCACGCTGTCCTGGTGGCCGCCCGTCTGGCAGCCGGCCAGCCCGAGCATGCCGAGCAGCGTGGCGGCGGTTGCAAACCGCAGGCGGAAGGGAGGAAAGGCGGGGGCGGCCATGACAAGGGCTCCTGCAAGGCGAGGCGGGTTTCGAAAGGCGCTAAGGTAGTAAGCGCGCAGGCGCCGTGCAAGGTCCTGTGTCGGTTTATTTGCCTGCGCGGGCTCAAACGTTGAAGTGGTCTGCCAGCGTGTCGGAAAAATGCGTGCAATTGATACGCGCATAGCGTCGGTAGTCACGGGTGACCGCGAATGCAGAGCCAGGCATCAGCAGAATCTTGTGCTGCTCCAGTTTGCGCACCAGAGGTTGCAGGTCGGGCAGGTCCGGGTGGTAGACCCAGAGGAACATGCCCCCTTGCGGCGCGATCTCGAACTGCCAGCCGCGCTCGAGCAACAATCGTTGGGTCTGGACTTGCTGCCGGATCAGGCGCTGCTGTACATCCTTCATGTGCCGGGCATAGGTGCCGTCCGACAATATGGTGTTGACGAAGCGCTCGCAAAACGCAGGCACGGCCACGCAGGTCAGCAGTTTCAGGCGGGTCAGCGGTTCTATCAGGTCTTGCGAGCAGGCGATGAAGCCCACGCGCAACGAGGCGGACAGGCATTTGGAAAAACTGCCGATGTAGATGACCCGGTCAAGGTTGTCCAGCTCGGCGAAGGTCTGGCGCACGGCAGGGCTGAAGTCGCCATACACATCATCCTCGACCACGTAGAACTCGTGCTCCACCGCCAGGCGTAGCACGCTGAAGGCGTTGTGCGGGCTGATGTTGCTGCCGGTCGGGTTGTGGAAGGTGCTGTTGCAGAAGAACGCTCTGACCTTGTGGATGGCCAGGTAGCGCCGCATTTCCTCCACATCCGGCCCGTCCTGGGTCCGCCGGATACCGACGACGTGCCCACCCGCCAGCTGGATCAGCTTGATCAGGTTGCCGTTGCCCGGCTCGTCGACGAACACGTGGTCGCCTGGCTTGATCAGCAACCGGGCTACCAGGTCCAGGCCTTGCGTGGCGCCCAGGGTGGTCAGCAACTGGTTGGGGCGGGCTTCGACACGGGTCAGCCGTTTCATGTGCACGCACAGCTGTTTGCGCATGGGCAGGTAACCCTGGATGTCGCCGTACTCTGCCAGCGAGCTTTGCTCCAGCCGCGCGGTGCGACGAATCGCCTTGGCCAGCAGCTCGGTGTCGCGCCACGCCGGCGGCAGCCAGCCGCTGCCCAGTTTGGTGTAGTGCTGCCCGCCCTGCAGCAGCCGGAACAGCGGATCGCCGGCCATGCACTCGGGCTCGTGGATCACGCTCGTCTGCCGGCTGCGGTTGGCGACGAAGTAGCCGCGGCCGGGCGAGGCCGTCAACACACCTTCGCTGACCAGCTGGGCATACGCCGATACCACGTCGTGGTAACTGAAATCGACAGCGGCCGTGAGTTTGCGAATGGAGGGCATGCGTTGCCCTGGCGACCACTCGCCTGCATCCAGGCGCTGTTTCAACAGGTGATGAAGGCTGGAGGGGTTCATGGCAGGTCCGAAACCGTTAGAAAAAAAAGCCTAACAGTTAACGGAAATGCTTGTCGACTGTTCGTTTGCAAATGGCCAGTACCTGCCACTATCCCCTTGTCGGAACTTTCGGCTGCCAGCAAAGGCGGCACTTTTAGCGTCTGTGCAGACCAGACAACTGGATATCAAGCCCATGCATACTATGGACATGCAATCTGCCGTCATTGCCAGGCTCCCTTTGCCTGACGAACTGGCGTCATTCAAAGTAGTCAAGAATCTTGTGACCTCGGCGTTATTGGAATGCTGTTCAATCGACGAGTTCGAAGCGCTGAAAGAAACACTGATTATTGAAAGTGTTTCCGAACAGGCCCATGCCGACTTGCAGGCCTTTGCCCAAAAAGATCCAGCGGCTGGCCGCGACCTGGTATTTATTGCAAGAACTTACACCTCTTATTCTGCGGTTTTGCACTATCGGCTTGCCCACTGGGTCTACTGCAATACGGCTTCTACCTACGGTGCTGGCGGCCAGTGCCTGGCCGCCATGATCTCCAGGCGCGGAAAAATGCTCTCGGGGGCGGAGATTCATTTCCGCAGCCGTATCGGTGCGCGCTTCATCATCGATCACGGCATGGGCACCGTCATTGGTGAAACATCGACCATTGGTGACGATTGCTACGTGCTGGGCGGCGTCACCCTGGGCGCCCGGGGTATCAGTGACAACCCTTCGAGCCCCAGGCACCCGACCTTGGGCAACCGGGTACAGATCGGCGCGTTCGCCAGTGTGCTGGGTGCTATCCACGTCGGCGACGGCGCCTTCATCGGGCCGGGCTGCATCATTACCAAAGACGTCCCTGCCGCTGCCCGTGTGCAGGTAAAAACATCACTGCAGGTGGTATTGGAACCATGAATTCCCTGAATTATGAAGTGTTGCGCAATACCGAGAAACTTTATTACAAGGACCAATACCTGGCGGGTGCGAATACTCAAGTAACGCGGGTACACAGTGACGGTATCGAATTGCAGAGTACCGTGGCCTATCCCGAAGGTGGCGGCCAGGAAGCTGACGTCGGCACGATTGAACTACCGATAGGCACTGTGCGCTTTGTCTGGGTTAAAAAACTCTACGGTAGCCCTATTCGCCTGGAAGGTTTCAAAGGCGGAAAACTGGGCGGCATCATTATTCACAGCCTGCACCCTGATGACTTGCACCTGCTGGATGAAGTCACCGTTGGCATGCCGGCCCGCGTCACTATAGATATTGACCGACGCGAACGGTTGACGCTGTCTCACAGTGCCAGTCACTTCCTGTATGCCGCCGCCATCAGCCTGCGTGAAGAACTGAAACAGTGGACCATCGGCTGCCATATCAAGGAAGACTCGGCGCGTTTCGACTTTCTGGTCGAAGACGCATTCACTGCCGAAGACGTGGTGGAGATAGAACGGCGCGCAAATGAGCTGATCGCCTGCGATGCGCCCATCGAACACTACGCGGTGCAGGGCCTGGAAGACGCGCGCCTGTGGACCTACAACGGCATCGAAATCCCGTGTGGTGGCACACACCTTGAGTCGCCTCGGCGGATCGGGCGCGTGTCCGTGCGCCGCAAACGCCTGGGCAAAGGCAAAGAGCGGCTGATCTGCGTGTTCCCGGATGCCGAAATCGATGTTTCCACCTATCACGAGCCTGCGCTATGAACAGCACACTCCCGCGGCGTACCTACCTGTACTTCACCGCACAGTCGATCAACCTGACGACCGCTGTCATGTCCGTGACCATGGCCGCCATCGTCGGGGCCGCATTGGCGCCGGCTGCTGCGTGGTCCACCGTGCCCTACGGGTTCCAGTTTCTCTGCCTGATGCTGGCAACGTACCCGGTCTCCAGGTTGATGAGCCGTATCGGTCGCAAGAAAGCCTTCATGCTGGGGTCGATCCCCTTGGCGGCTTCTGGTGTCAGCGGTTATCTGGCCGTGGAATACCAGCACTTCCAGCTGCTGGTACTGAGCCATTCAGCGTTGGGCGTTTACATCGCCTTCGCCAACTTC belongs to Pseudomonas putida NBRC 14164 and includes:
- a CDS encoding aminotransferase-like domain-containing protein — translated: MNPSSLHHLLKQRLDAGEWSPGQRMPSIRKLTAAVDFSYHDVVSAYAQLVSEGVLTASPGRGYFVANRSRQTSVIHEPECMAGDPLFRLLQGGQHYTKLGSGWLPPAWRDTELLAKAIRRTARLEQSSLAEYGDIQGYLPMRKQLCVHMKRLTRVEARPNQLLTTLGATQGLDLVARLLIKPGDHVFVDEPGNGNLIKLIQLAGGHVVGIRRTQDGPDVEEMRRYLAIHKVRAFFCNSTFHNPTGSNISPHNAFSVLRLAVEHEFYVVEDDVYGDFSPAVRQTFAELDNLDRVIYIGSFSKCLSASLRVGFIACSQDLIEPLTRLKLLTCVAVPAFCERFVNTILSDGTYARHMKDVQQRLIRQQVQTQRLLLERGWQFEIAPQGGMFLWVYHPDLPDLQPLVRKLEQHKILLMPGSAFAVTRDYRRYARINCTHFSDTLADHFNV
- a CDS encoding serine O-acetyltransferase, coding for MHTMDMQSAVIARLPLPDELASFKVVKNLVTSALLECCSIDEFEALKETLIIESVSEQAHADLQAFAQKDPAAGRDLVFIARTYTSYSAVLHYRLAHWVYCNTASTYGAGGQCLAAMISRRGKMLSGAEIHFRSRIGARFIIDHGMGTVIGETSTIGDDCYVLGGVTLGARGISDNPSSPRHPTLGNRVQIGAFASVLGAIHVGDGAFIGPGCIITKDVPAAARVQVKTSLQVVLEP
- a CDS encoding penicillin acylase family protein translates to MAAPAFPPFRLRFATAATLLGMLGLAGCQTGGHQDSVPPTSGVQPLKGLAQNVSIRRNAMGAPLIESSSFHDALFSLGYVHAGDRIEQMVAMRLLAQGRLAELAGSDALDIDRLMRAANLKQSAAQQYADASPRLKRFFEVYARGVNAYLFRYRDKLPADLANSGYRPEYWKPEDSALIFCLYAFSQSVNLQEELSALTLAQKAGSDKLAWLLPGAPDEPLAETEVDKLKGLNLASQLPGLPALAAASQKLADLDLLGSPGSANLALGPQRSRSGKSLLASDSRAAWALSPVQIHTGKYQVAGLSLPGLPIVLAGYNGKLAWSSSAVMADNQDLYLEQLRRQGSQLTYLADGKWLPARARSETFFVRGQRPLREVMYDTRHGTLLAQPDNASLGLALNLPQFKGDRSLDALFDLTRAKNVERAFDSTREVTAAALNFVFAEPDHIGWQVSGRYPNRREGQGLLPSPGWDGRYDWDGYADPMLHPYDQDPPAGWIGHANQRSLPRGYGMQLSSTWYYPERAERLAQLAGNGRHDSRSLMALQNDQVTLLAAKLKQMFDAPGMAQPLKQAIDTLPAAQRDKAKDALARLKAFDGRLSPVSADAALYELFLQEVARQTFLDDLGPESGPAWQAFVSNARLSFSAQADHLLGRDDSPFWDDRSTPQKEDKPTILARSLAGAVDAGNAQLGADRRAWQWGKLHQYRWPAPAYHGLGDATSRSPLAAGGDFTTLALTPYAWGSDFDTRLPASARMIVDFGQAEPLQVLTSSGQSGNPASAHYSDGLDAWFKGRFMSLPLQPQNFARAYGNPRLTLVPGK
- a CDS encoding alanyl-tRNA editing protein, which encodes MNSLNYEVLRNTEKLYYKDQYLAGANTQVTRVHSDGIELQSTVAYPEGGGQEADVGTIELPIGTVRFVWVKKLYGSPIRLEGFKGGKLGGIIIHSLHPDDLHLLDEVTVGMPARVTIDIDRRERLTLSHSASHFLYAAAISLREELKQWTIGCHIKEDSARFDFLVEDAFTAEDVVEIERRANELIACDAPIEHYAVQGLEDARLWTYNGIEIPCGGTHLESPRRIGRVSVRRKRLGKGKERLICVFPDAEIDVSTYHEPAL